In Acidobacteriota bacterium, one DNA window encodes the following:
- a CDS encoding glycosyltransferase family 2 protein: MKLVIQIPAWDEAEQIAAALAELPKRLEGFDAVETLVVDDGSTDGTAEAARRAGADHVVRLPIHRGLAFAWRAGLDASLRAGADVIVSTDADRQYAAADVAALVAPILRGEAEIVVGDRGVATKPDFSPGKRLTQRLGSWVVRRVSGTDVPDATSGFRALTREAAMHLNVFSRMTYTIETLIQAGNKEMAVASVPVRTNAPVRPSRLIRRTSNYVLVQGANILRITALYKPLPVFFGFAALLGLAGLALVGRYAWFVATAQNPAGHIQSLLLAAVLFVAAVVCFLSGLLADLISINRALLEELVVEKRKRNTGEGDRG; this comes from the coding sequence ATGAAGCTCGTCATCCAGATCCCGGCCTGGGACGAGGCGGAGCAGATCGCCGCCGCCCTCGCGGAGCTGCCAAAGCGGCTCGAGGGATTCGACGCCGTCGAGACGCTCGTCGTGGACGACGGGTCGACCGACGGCACCGCGGAGGCCGCGCGGAGGGCGGGAGCCGACCACGTGGTGCGCCTCCCGATCCACCGCGGCCTCGCCTTCGCGTGGCGGGCCGGCCTGGACGCCTCTCTCCGCGCCGGAGCGGACGTAATCGTCTCGACGGACGCCGACCGCCAGTACGCCGCGGCGGACGTCGCGGCCCTCGTCGCCCCGATCCTGAGAGGCGAGGCCGAGATCGTGGTCGGCGACCGCGGCGTCGCGACGAAGCCGGACTTCTCGCCCGGCAAGCGTCTGACTCAGCGGCTCGGCTCATGGGTGGTCCGGCGGGTCTCCGGCACCGACGTGCCCGACGCGACGTCCGGGTTCCGCGCGCTCACGCGCGAGGCCGCGATGCATCTGAACGTCTTTTCGCGGATGACGTACACGATCGAGACGCTCATCCAGGCGGGCAACAAGGAGATGGCCGTCGCGTCCGTCCCCGTCCGGACGAACGCCCCCGTGCGGCCGTCGCGCCTGATCCGGCGGACGTCGAACTACGTCCTCGTGCAGGGCGCGAACATCCTCCGGATCACGGCGCTCTACAAGCCACTGCCGGTCTTCTTCGGATTTGCGGCCCTGCTCGGCCTCGCCGGGCTCGCGCTCGTCGGACGGTACGCGTGGTTCGTCGCAACGGCCCAGAACCCCGCGGGCCACATCCAGTCGCTCCTCCTCGCGGCCGTGCTCTTCGTCGCCGCGGTCGTGTGCTTCCTGTCGGGCCTCCTCGCCGACCTCATCTCCATCAACCGCGCGCTCCTCGAGGAGCTCGTCGTGGAGAAGAGAAAGCGGAATACAGGCGAGGGGGACAGGGGATGA
- a CDS encoding LysM peptidoglycan-binding domain-containing protein — protein MTSRVSGGLDMSFPDEEEKEPDFSDVVSGSSSTAGAPAGETVTRTYTVVAGDSLSKIAKKIYGDANRWKEIWEANKDKVKNPDLIHPGQELKIPGA, from the coding sequence ATGACATCACGTGTATCAGGAGGTCTCGATATGAGCTTTCCAGACGAAGAAGAGAAAGAGCCCGATTTCTCGGACGTCGTGAGCGGCAGCTCCTCGACGGCCGGCGCGCCCGCCGGCGAGACCGTGACCCGGACGTACACCGTGGTCGCGGGCGACAGCCTCTCGAAGATCGCGAAGAAGATCTACGGCGACGCGAACCGCTGGAAGGAGATCTGGGAAGCGAACAAGGACAAGGTCAAGAACCCGGATCTCATCCACCCCGGCCAGGAACTGAAGATCCCTGGCGCCTGA
- a CDS encoding DUF885 domain-containing protein, with protein MLRRVRGRIPAFTRVAHPATVAALALLAALALPAHSQKSPSSSSPKSPKQKASVFAALEEDYVRAFLSRFPVVATYLGASGLDPAYAALDGKLRDYSPAALLAERDEFRGFEARLAKIDRKKLPESDRIDAAVMKSQLAFLIHNLERRIHEKALDVFLEEPLRGIEWTLQGMEPGAGSARGTKAEWAAIASRTAAVPAYLKVALANVRRGASGDAIPDRRLIAVSVEAAASTAAYFEKTLPERAKEAGSALDDAGRAALLSASAAAGAAFRDFRKGLVDLYIQPDGKTLKPAFDRDRYAAGEIEYTWALKNNLGISATPRELHARGKTAVAATLAEMTALARRIAISRGWSDPSLPAVVSKLEDEIPKTDAEMLASYRDTCQRLVAYGRKTGMFDLPADYRLDVLFTPPPLRDSIDAAYYPAPQFKKGGVGQFYVTPTGNDLAALRDHNRPAIASTAAHEGFPGHDWYYQFTRARSASIPVIRWLLPGGVEDSASMWEDALSSEGWALYTEQLIGEPRDGFPEGFYTPEERLIQLQNQLLRDARVVVDTGLHCGFMTFDEAVTYLARNVRFVQGPVSTDPKANPSASERAAVDGMKKAAFRYSKWPTQAITYYLGKAEILALREECRRIEGPGFSEKRFHEEFLSEGQIPPGLFRERLLAKARSRTSTSS; from the coding sequence TTGCTTAGAAGGGTAAGAGGGCGGATCCCCGCATTCACCCGCGTCGCGCACCCGGCAACCGTCGCGGCCCTGGCGTTACTCGCCGCGCTGGCCCTGCCCGCGCATTCGCAGAAATCCCCCTCCTCTTCTTCTCCGAAATCTCCGAAGCAAAAAGCCTCGGTCTTCGCGGCGCTCGAAGAGGATTACGTCCGTGCATTCCTGAGCCGCTTTCCCGTCGTCGCGACGTACCTCGGCGCCTCCGGACTCGACCCGGCCTACGCCGCGCTGGACGGAAAGCTGCGCGACTACTCCCCCGCCGCGCTCCTCGCCGAGCGCGACGAGTTTCGCGGTTTCGAAGCGCGCCTCGCGAAGATCGACCGGAAGAAGCTCCCGGAATCCGACCGCATCGACGCGGCCGTGATGAAGTCCCAGCTCGCCTTCCTGATCCACAACCTCGAACGCCGGATCCACGAGAAGGCGCTCGACGTCTTCCTCGAGGAGCCGCTGCGCGGGATCGAGTGGACGCTCCAGGGAATGGAGCCGGGCGCGGGCTCCGCGCGCGGAACGAAAGCGGAGTGGGCCGCGATCGCCTCTCGCACCGCCGCCGTGCCCGCGTACCTGAAAGTGGCTCTCGCGAACGTCCGGCGCGGCGCCTCCGGCGACGCGATCCCCGACCGGCGCCTCATCGCCGTGTCGGTCGAGGCGGCCGCGTCGACGGCTGCCTACTTCGAGAAGACGCTCCCGGAGCGCGCGAAAGAAGCCGGCTCCGCCCTCGACGACGCGGGCCGCGCGGCTCTCCTCTCGGCGTCCGCAGCCGCCGGCGCCGCCTTTCGCGACTTCCGAAAGGGCCTCGTCGACCTCTACATCCAGCCCGACGGCAAGACGCTGAAGCCCGCCTTCGACCGCGATCGCTACGCGGCCGGCGAGATCGAATACACCTGGGCGCTGAAGAACAACCTGGGAATCTCCGCGACGCCGCGCGAGCTGCACGCGCGCGGCAAGACCGCCGTCGCCGCGACCCTCGCCGAGATGACGGCTCTCGCGCGCCGCATCGCGATCTCGCGCGGCTGGTCCGACCCGTCCCTGCCCGCCGTCGTTTCGAAGCTGGAGGACGAGATCCCGAAGACCGACGCGGAGATGCTCGCGTCCTACCGGGACACGTGCCAGCGCCTCGTGGCGTACGGGCGGAAGACGGGCATGTTCGACCTGCCGGCCGACTACCGGCTGGACGTCCTCTTCACGCCGCCGCCCCTGCGCGACTCGATCGACGCCGCGTACTACCCGGCGCCCCAGTTCAAGAAGGGCGGCGTCGGGCAGTTCTACGTCACGCCGACGGGGAACGACCTCGCCGCGCTGCGCGACCACAACCGGCCCGCGATCGCGTCCACGGCCGCCCACGAGGGTTTCCCCGGCCACGACTGGTACTACCAGTTCACGCGCGCGCGCTCGGCGTCGATTCCCGTGATCCGCTGGCTGCTGCCCGGCGGTGTCGAGGATTCCGCGTCGATGTGGGAGGACGCGCTGTCCTCCGAGGGCTGGGCCCTCTACACCGAGCAGCTGATCGGCGAGCCGCGCGACGGCTTCCCGGAAGGCTTCTACACGCCCGAGGAGCGCCTCATCCAGCTCCAGAACCAGCTCCTGCGCGACGCGCGCGTCGTGGTGGACACGGGTCTTCACTGCGGCTTCATGACGTTCGACGAAGCCGTGACGTACCTCGCGCGAAACGTGCGCTTCGTGCAGGGCCCCGTCTCGACCGACCCGAAGGCGAACCCGAGCGCCTCCGAGCGCGCCGCCGTGGACGGGATGAAGAAGGCCGCCTTCCGGTACTCCAAGTGGCCGACGCAGGCCATCACGTACTACCTCGGGAAAGCCGAAATCCTCGCGCTGCGCGAGGAGTGCCGCCGGATCGAGGGACCGGGCTTCTCGGAGAAGCGCTTCCACGAGGAGTTCCTGTCCGAGGGCCAGATCCCGCCGGGCCTCTTCCGGGAGCGGCTGCTCGCCAAGGCGCGCTCGCGCACCTCCACATCGTCTTAA
- a CDS encoding flippase-like domain-containing protein — MTALLVLAAVAFTRSSADLFSRLSSANPWLVALGFLLNVLAFAPRALRLNLLLPRGAEVPFGRAWSVSGATTFLLQVMPFRTGEVGTWAALRSVLGTTWARSAAVFALVKLLDTATLLLTGVAGAAWLLVARGTPVLGAAAAAVCVGGAGLLLVLPAVSGRLVAWLAPRLPEGGKRRAIAEEILEGLAVARRAPNRYLGAALAAIAFLALHLAALFVTAKGLGLPLHPATLAVALLASITTAAVIPSPAGTFGPYESGFAAAAALDGLPLATGAVLGGLLHLLTTLAAGAVGLAFFLGRLRENPRSN; from the coding sequence TTGACGGCGCTGCTCGTGCTGGCCGCCGTGGCGTTCACGCGCTCTTCAGCAGACCTTTTCTCCCGACTCTCTTCCGCGAACCCGTGGCTCGTCGCGCTCGGGTTCCTGCTCAACGTCCTCGCCTTCGCCCCCCGCGCGCTGCGGCTGAACCTGCTGCTGCCGCGCGGCGCTGAGGTGCCGTTCGGCCGCGCGTGGTCCGTGTCGGGGGCGACGACTTTTCTCCTGCAGGTGATGCCCTTCCGGACCGGCGAGGTCGGGACATGGGCCGCGCTGCGCTCCGTCCTCGGGACCACGTGGGCGCGATCGGCGGCGGTCTTCGCCCTCGTGAAGCTCCTCGACACGGCGACGCTCCTCCTCACGGGTGTCGCGGGCGCGGCGTGGCTGCTCGTCGCGCGTGGCACGCCCGTCCTCGGCGCCGCGGCCGCTGCGGTGTGTGTCGGCGGGGCCGGACTTCTTCTCGTTCTGCCCGCCGTCTCCGGCCGCCTCGTCGCGTGGCTCGCCCCGCGCCTGCCGGAGGGCGGAAAGCGGCGCGCGATCGCCGAGGAGATCCTCGAGGGCCTCGCCGTGGCGCGGCGCGCCCCCAACCGTTACCTCGGGGCGGCGCTCGCCGCGATCGCATTCCTCGCGCTCCATCTCGCCGCGCTCTTCGTGACCGCGAAGGGCCTCGGCCTGCCCCTCCACCCCGCGACGCTTGCCGTCGCGCTCCTCGCGTCCATCACGACGGCCGCGGTGATCCCGTCGCCCGCGGGCACGTTCGGCCCGTACGAATCCGGCTTCGCGGCGGCCGCGGCGCTGGACGGGCTGCCGCTCGCGACAGGCGCCGTCCTCGGCGGCCTCCTGCACCTGCTCACGACGCTCGCGGCGGGGGCCGTTGGGCTGGCATTCTTCCTCGGGCGGTTGAGAGAGAATCCCCGTTCCAACTAG